A stretch of DNA from Thunnus thynnus chromosome 16, fThuThy2.1, whole genome shotgun sequence:
AGGAGATGGAGACGACAGGGCCGCTGATGGAGAAAGGAGACGACGGACGCGGAAACCGCCCGTTTATGAAAGCCCAGAGTCTGGAGATCAGCAAGTCCCAGACCCTCGAAAGAATAACAAGAGGAAACCGCTGGGTGTGGGCTATTCTGCCAGGTGAGGACGGAGACAAGCTAATAAATCCTGAATGATGCTGATCCAGAATCAGCTTTTAGACATGGAAAACGTTGGGTTCAGCAGCCTCTCACTTTGCCTGTTACAGGAAGTCTCCTCTCTACGATAACTGCTTCCTCCACGCTCCAGATGGCCAACCTCTGTGTACCTGCGACAAGAAGAAAGCCAAATGGTACCTAGATAAAGGAATAGGAGGTACACTAGATAACTCCatgtgttaaaaataaaaacaaaatatattttaagctACAACATGCAACCTTCTCGTTTTCTTCCATTCAGTTGGAAAAATTCCCACCTTATTCAGTGTCTTTGAAGCCTTCATGTGTTGAAGAAGCAGATGTTGAACAgccatgttttcaaaaagaCCTTGTCTGCTGTAACTTTGCTCCTCTTTGTCTTCTTGGAGCTTTCAATTCATTGACTTCCTGCAGTATAGCAGTATAAAGTCAGTTACTTTACCCACagcaactgattttttttgtccaaaatgtCTCAAACATCATTGACAAGCCTGCCTCAGTCAAACAGGGCATTTTGGCACAAGCACACAGGataacaaatctaaaatgttgCACGTTGTAGCTTTCAGTCTACTGTCAATCCACTGGCATGATGGTTATTCTGAGGTGGTGAGAATATTATGGTAAAGGTTTAGACTGGGTGTCACTCTGTGCTTTGGTTAATGCAGTGTAAATaatctctctgctgtgtttctcaCTGTAAGACAGTCATGCAGAAGAGAATCAGATCATTGCCTGAAGTTATAACGTTCATTGTTTCCGACCCAGTGCTCCAGAGTGAAGATCCTTTTGTTGTGAGGCTGCTGTTTGAGCCGTCAGGACGTCCCGACTCTCAGCAGGACTATTATCTCACTGCAAAGGAGAACCTCTGTGTGGTCTGCGGCAAAGCAGATTCCTATATTAGGTTTGACATGcttcatatatattttaattcatCTCCATTCATCTGAAATTGACAGTTGACAGCGCTCTAAAAGCACTTTTGCACTAAGAATCATGTTTTCTGAAGgtgattatttcattttggagCATCATAATTACATGACGGATCTGATTTAATCCATAATTCGCTCTGGTCCCGCAGGAAAAACATCGTGCCACATGAATACAGACGGCATTTCCCCACAGAGATGAAGGACCACAACTCCCACGACATCCTGCTGCTCTGCACCAGCTGCCACGCCGCCTCCAACGTGCACGACAGCTTCCTGAAGCAGCAGCTGGCTGAAGAGTTCGCCGCCCCTCAGGGTTGCGAGGAGGGAGTGCGCCTGCTGGAGGACGCGGACCGGCGGAAGGTACGCTCAGCGGCTCGGGCTCTGCTCACCGCCGGGGAAGGACTGCCGGAGCAGCGacgagaggagctgcaggatCTGATCAAAAGTTTCCTCGACATGAACGAGGAGCAGGAGCTGACGGACGAGGCGCTGCAGCAGGCTGCCAGTCTGGAGACGAGGTGAGACGAGGGGAGACTGTTTCAGTATTACCTCAGACACATCTTTGGTGTTTCTGAACTCCTATTTCTTGTACTAATCAGCCAACATATAATACaattacctttttatttatatagcacttttacataaaattaaaaaggacAGAGATGAAGGACTACAACTCCCACAACATCCTGCTAATATTGGCTGATAACGTTCTGTATGATTCATCAGTCGAGCGCTTATAAAGATGCTCGTGTTCATCTGTTGGCTTGCAGGCAGTCTGTATAGAGCTGAATCAGTTTGATTGTAAGGACGTTCATTTCCTCACCTTCTGactgctcctctctcctctgaaGGATATTCAACGAGGCGTACGTGCCTCACGGCCTGAAGGTGGTGCACGCTTACGCTGAACAGGGCCTGCGGGGCCTGATGGACCTGGAGCGGCGCTGGAGACAGCACTTCCTCACCACCATGCACCCACGccaccttcctcctctctggtCCGTCGACCACAACCACAGCAAGTTCCTCCGCAAGTACGGAGAGGACCTGCCCATCAAACTCAACTGACCGTCGGTCCCCACGCAAAGGACACAAGCAGCTACAGAACGGGACAGGAAGCTTGATTTCTTCAGCGGCCACTCTCACTTTTTTACAAgccaaattgctttttttttttaggacagAAGAGATTGTTGTTCTACCTGTCAGGATGAAAGCACTGATCTACCAAAACGAGTCCGAGTTGTCGCCAGCATGTGGCTGCTGTCAAGTTTTCACTCTGGTGTTAACGAGGTCGTGATGAGTGAACACGCTGATCTGCGATGTACGCAGCGTACCGGAGCGCCGAGTGAGACGCTGCGAGGTTTCCACCTGGACCCCCGAATGAATtcaagcagagagagagagactctcCCCGCGGAGAGGAAAGCCAGCACTGAATCTGATAAACACTAACTTCACTAACAACGCCATGGTGGACGTCATGTGATTGCATATGGACACTTTTTCTATTAAGgaaaatgtataattatttatgaaaaaaaagatattgaaAATGGATTTACGAACTGATTTTTAGAAAAAGCTGCAGCCTGCTCTTAATTTCCCCCCCTAAATTTAATGAAAACTCCCAACACCCCCCCTGCAGGTTAGCAGCTTATTACCTCTATCAGTCTGGGAATAAATGATTTGCTTTGCAGAGAGAGGGTCATTTTAATATGACCTTAAATTATTTGGCGCTCCcctcctgcttttgttttcagcCTATTGTCTGTTTTAAGTCAATAGAAAAAAGGATGAGTTTCCCAGACGCATCTTGAAATGAGATTTCATCTTTGCCCTGTTCCTTTTTTTAGAAGATGAGCTTCATGTTGAGGTGCCTTTGGGCCTGAATGTGTTCGTCCGTCTCAaggtttcagtttgttttttgcagcGGGAGACCGATGCTGACCAAAGTTGGCTCATTCAGTTGATCAAATAAACTCCTGATGTTGAAACGTCCTGCTGCTGATTCTCCCGACGGTTTTGGGAAATCTTCATGGCTCATGTTTTAATGTGCCTCTTAATCCCCCCCCAAAAACCTGAGCGGAGACTCGTCGCAGCGTCTGGACGTGACCTCGTTTCAGTTTACAGCGGTTTCATCACGACGTCGTTTTTTTACAGAATCCAAACTGCACAGTGgagggaaacaaaaaaaacaaggtgcCAACTCCTGAGAGTGATTATAATAATTACCTTTAAcactaaccccccccccccccgcccccctttGCAAAGCAGACTTGCATCTTTTGAGTGTGATAAATTTATTTACAGCATATGAGACTTTAAattatgaaaacagctgctttgtCTTTGTTCATATTTGCTCAGATGTAAGCCCCGAAGCTGTCTTTGTTTTCCTAAATTGTGAAtgatacaaataataaaaaagtcatGTTTGTATTAAACCTCCAGTTTGTCATAAATGAGCTTAAGAAAGACACGACCAcattcactgtttgtttttttttatttcttacaaaATCACAGTTTAATAAATAGTCTGTAAAAATGAGTACAAAAGCAGTTTTCTTAACATTTCATATATGAATCACTCGTGACTTTCAGGTCAAAGGAGTCTTTAGTTGGATTTTTGTCAGGAatgacctcttttttttttttctttttttttttacaatctagTTTTGCTGAATTAAGGCCTCTTGATTTTGGCATCAGAACAATCTGTCagtcaaatgtttttgtatctgAAGTTGAATTAGTGTAGAGTTATGAGCTCCCCTGGTTTCACAGTTCAGTCAGGAAAAATAAGAGacacattttacaaataaataccaaaaatgGCTCAACATGCAGATGTAATCCCTAAATGCTGACAAAATGAAGCACATTTCTAGTGGTCAGTGTTGGACACTGCAGACATTTGCAACAGTAACAATGGCACATGAGGCTGCTTCATCGAAGGGGATTCCAGCAAAGttgactttttttaaagatttttatctTGAATTAAACAAGAGGAATTTAGACAAACTTTGGGACACGCTTGTGACTTTTGGTGGAATTCCCCTTTTTAAGAAGTTAAGTGGTGACGAGGAGTGCAATCCTGTGTTGTGAACGACACTCTGACATCTTTACTGCATTACAGCGAAACCTCTGTTAGGGTGGAAACACACCTGAagattcagtttgttttttttttttttacactcaacGACTAATTTTTAATTTTGGATCAAATTCTGTGAACAATCCTCTTGTGTGTGTCCACCCGCACTAATGCAGAGGGTTTCAACACTAAATTACTGCATATTATAACTCCTTTTGTTCATTCCAACAAAAGAcgattttacatatttaaaaaaaaaaaatgacaagaaatgaGAAGGCCTGTTTGATTTAGCCCCAAatctcaacttttttttccttttttttttgttttttttttggaagggACAGGTTACTTTCACATTTCAGAACACTAGATGTTACAGTatttaaaacatcacattaatAATCTTTTCTTTGCAGATTCAATTTCCTTAAAGGTACACTGAATTACTATAAGGCATATTCTAAAACGTTTCCAATTTGCAAGTCAAACCTCGACCCCCCTAATAAGCGTCTCCGAAAGCTCAAATTTTCACTTTatattacaaaaaaattaaagataTTCTTGCAGCTTTTACATTTTGACCTTCAAGGTAAAAATCCATCTACAAAGAACATTTTGCACGCGTTTCATGTGGGAGTCGTACAACCAGTATAATAAATGGACCTCAACTCTCTCACGGATTTCATATGAACagaattcacattttttttcacacagaccGATAAAAGATTGTCACGTTAACATAAGATGCTGCAAAACTCATATATTGCTCCACAACGGCAGCGTGGAAATAAATCTTCAGCTTTAGTACAGCGGGCTACAAACCGATaacttaataaataaaagagaactCAACCTCTAAACGTGGTTTGTATGAAGCGGATGATTCCTCCGGTTTTTGGTCAAAGGTTTGATGATGCAGAGAGGCTCAAGTTCTGTACAGTGTCTGTCgcgggaaaaaaaacaaaaaaacaacaactggtgattttctttctcacactggatgttttttttgcacGGTCCTTCATGCCGTTAAGTGACCCTCGAGCCCTTGAAACAAGCTAGAAACGCTTTTATTCTAAACTACGCGGGCTTTGATGACAAAATAAGAAATCTCtcatttctgaaaaacaaatccAACGGCGATTCGCATGACAGGCAAAGATCTCCCTCCTCACTGCACCACCACTGCTCCTAACAACCCTAACTCATTATTGCTTGCATGTTAATACATACAGTAAGGGAAAATCATTCTCGTCTCTGGAGACAGACAAAAAACTAGAAATACTAAACAGACTCCAGCATGAATGACAACAAGGGTCCAaacttaggaaaaaaaaaaaaaaaaaaaaaagcacaactcTGCCTAATTTTCTTTGTGCCCCCCTCGGGTTCTTTCTGCTTTAACGAGGACAGACTCCAGTATTCTGGGAAGAGACACGACACGGACGTTTGCTGGTGTATTCAGGATGTAGCAAGTCACAGATTCTTTGGAGTTTCATTCGATAAGCCGAGATGATGGAGCCTGCAGGATGTACTGTCCCGTCGCTGGATGCAATGTTTTCAACATGCTCTCTTTAGATCCACGCAAACTATTccaaatgaatacacacacacacatacacgcacacgcacacacacacactcgtcacacactcacaaacttACTGCCTTTCTCGATGCAACTCATCTGAAAACATAATTGGCacagattatcaaaataaatacCCTGGAAGCTTGGCACTATGCAAAAGAAAAttcacattttgaaagaaatCTTATAAAAAACTATTGAATAATCTCAGTCTACTCCACGTTTTCGTTATCCTCACTATTACTTATATACTATATGCTGATGAAGGTTACACCAGTGTCGTAAACCTCTGAATGACTTAACTACCACTGAAACAATATAGCTCCTattcaaatagatttttttttccacaaacataCATCGAAATGAAGTATCTAACATCTATCGGACTATAGATAGTGCTGTTGTCTGGTATGCATCTCTTTATAGTgcctcttcattttttttcctcctctctcttctttcaaaCAATCAGTTTCTTAAAAGTGATCTCTGAAACCCAGAACGAAATCTCTCTTTTAGTTCTGGGAACAGACAAGAAGTCAAGattcctcctgtgttttttttattccgCCTCAGACagatgttgttctgtgtctgtgtggacgTTTGTCAGAGCAGATTACCTCACAGGTGTCCCTCCAAGATGCTGGTGACAGCCTGGTCCAGTGAAGGGCCTGACGTGGCCCTGGTCGGGGCAGCAGAGGGGCCCTGCAGGCGCTGAAGCTCCAGGATGCTGTCGATGGCACTCTGTAGATGTTCACTGAGCATGTTGTCCTCTTGGAGGGGGGGAGGCGGCGGGCTGAACCGCTGCTCCAGCCGAGGCGACGCATCCAGCCTGTAGCATTTCAGTTTTGGGGCGCTGGCGTCTCGAGGAGGCAACTCAAAGCAATCAGCCTGCGGCTCTGGCATAGAAAGAGGATTTGGGGCTTTTATTTTAGCAAAGAGTGCTGTCTGTAGGACGTCCTCAGCAGCTTTACCGGGCGGAGGTCCGTTGGAGATCTCCTCGCTGTGCTGAGGATGCTGGGGTGCTCCGTTGGGTGCCTGAGAGTGGCGTTCGTTCACAGCTCCGCCGCCGTTGGTCAGCTGCCCCGTGTGGTCCCTCTTCAGTCCCGGGTCGCAGGCCGAGTTGTGAACCACCTTACGGGAGCCGGACTCCTGCTTGATGGTGAGCCTGAGAGCCCCGCGGGAGCTGGAGCGGTACGTCTTGAGTCCCGGGGGCCGGTCGGACAGTCTGGTCCAGGCTGGTGGAGAGGAGGGGCTGCCGGAGGGTGGGAGGTGGGAGGGGCCAGAGGAGGGCGCACCATCAGGGGAAGACGCTGATGTAGCCAAGGCCATCATAAATGACTCTGGAGAAAAGAGAAGTGGAGATAATTAACCAGCATCACCATGTTTCAAACTCCACACTGACCCACATACGCAAAGgattttaaagggtcagttcacacaaatgaacaaattacCGAAATCACCTAATCTGACCAGGCAGAACGATTTTAGTTTCCCAGATTTTCACCTCAACCTTAAACCCAACACACAACCATAACGTAGAATCACCTGATTAACAGGATAGAATAAATAAGTGGAGTAATTCCCGTTATTCTCCATGAGTTCAAAGAACTTTTCAAGTTTTAAGACACATAATTTGAAAATagacaaaagcaaaattaaGGAGATTTATGCATATTGAACAAAAGTATGGCCCTGATCATATGTTACATCTTGCTTATTTAGAGGCAAAAGATCTTTAATTAAGATAATTGAGAACTGGTATCTTCCCATGACTATTTAGACATTCTGACCGGGCATATTTTTATGCATaacacagtaataaaaaaaaaaaagaatgaatgaatttgtttttcataatttgGCTCAACCAACCCTTTAATTCTACTGACAATTTCCAAAGACTGAAGATCTGCCAGGCTAAATgacatttgtttaaaaagatGCACAAGATATTTTCCAGACAATTTTCTATTTGATGACACACAGTAAACAAAGCACTGGaacagattattattgtgtgtgaTGTTATAAAACAGTGcggaaaaatgttttattcaatgCTGAAGATACTTATTATAAAACTGTAGGGGGGAATCTGCTCTGGATGAGGGTTAACTTGCCTTTATATCTTTCCAAGTTAATTACGGTCCTGCTTCTTTTAGCTTTTTGCACAATTCCCCTTTAATTTTAACTTATGTAAACATCTGTCAAGTGACTCAGGATGAAAATAATAGAAGCAAAGTTTAacaatgtgcactgtccctgcctgtaaaatgaataaataaataaatcatttttatatatttttgggcattttataCGTTTATTAGAGATTCTGACAGCAGAGGTTGGATGGTTGGACTCAAACCAGggacgctgcagctgacagTCAGTGTCTTAACCCCGAAGCCAGAGAggcaacataaataaacacatttgaggtttttgttttgtctaccGTCAGCGATCACTTGAGTTTTGTATGATAACAGAATCTGTTCTATCTCGGGGTTATTATTCCCTCAGTGGTCTCCGCTGTCCACATGCAGCTGACATTTAACAGTTTTCAAGAGGTTCCTTCCCCTTTTCCAACTTTTTAATTAACATAACAACCCCGCTTTAATTTCCTCTcgcatgtcatttttttcatcatcgTGTAGTCTCTCTCAGCACGACCCTGCTCCACATTTACACAGCTTaattacacattcacacctgggagCTGCTCCCAGGAGCAAATATGGAGGTTAAGTGCTGCACTGAGGCGCCGCTAAATTAGTTTGTGAGGAAGAATGTCAAGATGTGTCACTAATTCCCCTAATTTCCCTGTCCAGATTTCCTGGCTGAGTCCTGGGATTTGAAGCTACatctttttaaacacacacatttatgcatttatgcacacacacacacacacacacacacagaaccgCCGTGAAATAAAGTAGGTGGtgatgatgtttgtgtttcCCGCTGGGACACTGACCTGGGTCTCTGCGGGCTCTCCGTCTGTCCTCTGCTAAAGCGTATCGCTCTGCCTGGAGGAAGAGACGCTCCAGCATCACCATCTCTGCTGAGGGACTCTCCTGCTGTGGAAACCAGTTCACatcccatcacacacacagtttattctATCCGCTCCAAACTATACTGAGAAgattactttgtgtttggttCATTTAGGTCCGAGCTGCCCAATTACAAATGTGCAACAGGGAAAAGGTCGTAATATTTCAAGATTATGTGTGTCAAATGAGTGATGTTGATGACCAGAAGTTACCGGTTTAACCACCTTACAAGTTTCCTTtaaaaattacaactttattctcaaaatattctgttttttaatttaaaaaaatcacaaattttttctcaaaaaattacaactttattcttgaaatattacaacttttttcttctGCTTATGCTTCTAAGCAAAAGTAGTGATGAAGTGTAACTttgtaatttaaaattaaatccCAAATGTCACAATCTTTGTTACGTAAAACCTTCTGAACTGTTTGAGAATAAACTTTTTGAACTGACTGAATTGTGGGTTAATTAATATCAGCGACAGATGAGAGAGCAGTGATGCTGCGTGTCGTACCTGGGCTTCTCTAACCAGTAGCTGCCTGTATTTGTTGACCATGTCCTTGGTGCGTTTCAGCAGGAAACCAGACACGGTGTCAAACTCCTGGTCCACTGTGGGAAGAAGAACATCATCACACTCTGAATAAATATCTACATGAAATAATTACACCCTGATATAGGATTGATCCCATCAATAGTTATTATCAAAGTAATGTATGTATGAGATTAACTTCTACTGTCAAAAGACAAGACAGGAACTTTGCTCAGATATGGAACCTTTATATAGAAATGTTGGAAACTGTGCactgctttattttaatttatttatttaatttattatatttttatttgtttttttgctgttgttttcttctgctAGGGTGGGGGGATATTGTGCACATTGTtataatgttcatgtttaatgtgtttaagtttaacattcaataaaaaaaataaaataaagtaacataTGTATACAGTTATACGTTACGGTTAATTTGaggttttggatttttttttggattaaCCTTTAAAATTTCttactaaaaataaaatttcaaaaacaagattttattaTTGACAAAGTGGGAAAAAAGCTTCTGGAATATGATTCAGATCCAGGGTGATATTACTCATATTATCATTTCTACTTCAGTGCAAAATGTTGCACTAGAGCTTCCTCAGGCTGAGGGCTTTCCACAAACAACCAGTGTAATCTTGATcgaaataaatatgtaaaatatgtaaagtCAGCTGCTTGAGAATTTATACCACGGCTCTttttgagtcactgtcctctatTTCTTGATTGTCTCGCCTCGCTTGTAAGTCACGTTGGATAAAAGTGTCAAagtgccaaatgacaaaatgtaaatcatCACACTGAGCAGAGTCTGTTGCACGCCAGTAAAGGgctgctttttctctgtttctccttccTCATGTAGGTTGGTTGCAGCCAAGGAttgttttattcaaattaaTGATTTTGATACAACCATTTTGTCCTATTCTTCCCACATTTAGAGAAACCTTTTGTTGTctacataaatattttaaattgtcaaATAAATACTACACATTTTCTGTTACATTCACATTAGTTCTGTTAATTTATTGTCACTGTGTACAGTCCCCATTGTCCACTATGTGGACTTAACGCTGCccatcatactgtatatcagaggATGACACACTGACTGGCACCAGTTTCTAATTAAAAGAtaagataaaactttattgtccgTTCACATGAAAATTCGTCTTGCATCAGATGCTCCAACAATCATCAGAATAGCATGATACAACATAAAATAAGCTCCAGCAATCttcaaaatgacacaatacAATATATAAGCAACATCTGAGAAAACACTGAGTCCTTCACCTGTCctgtgtcacacacatacacacacacacacacacacacacacacctccttgTTGGTTGGGCAGACATACAGCTGTATATGCTGTAACAGCCAGGATATATTGCTTATTTGTAGCATATCCTTGACGTCATTCGGTATCTAAGTTGTACCGTatgtgttcttgttttgtcatcTAAGGACTTAAGTTACCAGctgctgtcagtttgttttgataTAAACAGCAGATGGTTCAATTTGGAAAGAAACTTCACTTAATATccacagaaaaggaaacatGAATCATTTTGGCAGCACAGGTCAGAGAAAATCAACCGCAGCTCACTGACCTAAATTGAAGTCATCCTGAGTGGGCAGGTGACCGGCGCAGGTGTGGTACGGCAGCAGGCGTCTCACAGTGTCCTTCAGGGTGGTGAAGGCCGGGCCGGTGAACGGGCTCTGGACCGCTCTGTGGTCCAAACAAAGCTGCTGCTGGAACCTGACGAGCACAGTGACGCTCGGTGTTAGTCGGAGCTGCTGTTGACAACAGCCTGAAGACCAGAGTCACTGTCATTTGTTCTGTTACACTCTAACGCAGCCGTGATTCAGTGTGTACTCAGTTCTTTGAATATTTACCATTTAACATCTGCTGCTCTGAATTACAAGTATTTCCTAAGAAAAATACGATGCCACACATTAGCCCGGTAGGCTGGTATGAAAGCAATAGGCAGGAACAGTAGCAGTCATAATGGTGATGATAACGgcagtaataacagtaatatcTCTATTGTTAGTCAAGTAATTGATTAGTTAATAAacagaaaagtaataaaaacaattttaataaacaattaatcttctaagtaatttttaaagcaaaaaaggCCAAACATATTTTCTGGTTCTAGCTTCACAAATATGaggatttatttcttttctctgttttatatcattgtaagatgaataactttgggttttgaactgttggtcgaaccaaacaaataatttcAAGATGTCACTTGAagctctgggaaactgtgatgcaCATCTTTCATTAATTTATGGCATTTTCCAGACCAATTATTCgattaatgataaaaaaatatttgacaaattaaTAGACAATGGAAATAATTATCAGTTGAAGCCATAGTACTTGTAGTAATAGTATGGTAGAAGTAGTAGTGATGGTTTcataagtagtagtagtagcagtcaGAGTAGCATTAATATTACTAGAAGCAGCAGTattgtagttgttgttgtaatGGTAGTAGTAGCTGCAGCAGTAGTAGAAGTAATAGATTCAGTCGTAGTAggaaatattattaatattaaattataagttctcaatttttcaagtctgtcctaaaacaacagtcattaaCATTGACTTTTTCTtgccgtaatcattcctcctgttcatactgaccattagaagatcccttcataatgcactaaCAATGTAAAtggtggaggacaaaatccacagtcctccttctgtgcaaaaacgtatttaaaag
This window harbors:
- the exd2 gene encoding exonuclease 3'-5' domain-containing protein 2 isoform X2, giving the protein MSQRGPLTVVITTVLGATLGGLLIWRVYRTKRKRLPSIQKVADPVEAPCPVGNELTSVEHQYAQPPRLLEKEFKAVECQTAQPPPAVQIPSYEQLLGVKPVIVSSEEEWQQLWPLMQKELSVVPVLGLDCEWVSVKGRASAVSLVQMASHSGLCVLVRLLAFRSGQQQFPLSLVEVLRDPHILKVGVGCYEDGKRLTRDYGLSLTCTVDLRYLALRQRQATVNNGLSLKSLAADLLNVSLDKSLELRCSDWEADQLSLEQMTYAARDAQVSIALFLHLLGLRSEAGPASTSGSSYSELAAHCQGLVDVPFRGRGDGDDRAADGERRRRTRKPPVYESPESGDQQVPDPRKNNKRKPLGVGYSARKSPLYDNCFLHAPDGQPLCTCDKKKAKWYLDKGIGVLQSEDPFVVRLLFEPSGRPDSQQDYYLTAKENLCVVCGKADSYIRKNIVPHEYRRHFPTEMKDHNSHDILLLCTSCHAASNVHDSFLKQQLAEEFAAPQGCEEGVRLLEDADRRKVRSAARALLTAGEGLPEQRREELQDLIKSFLDMNEEQELTDEALQQAASLETRIFNEAYVPHGLKVVHAYAEQGLRGLMDLERRWRQHFLTTMHPRHLPPLWSVDHNHSKFLRKYGEDLPIKLN
- the exd2 gene encoding exonuclease 3'-5' domain-containing protein 2 isoform X1, which translates into the protein MSQRGPLTVVITTVLGATLGGLLIWRVYRTKRKRLPSIQKVADPVEAPCPVGNELTSVEHQYAQPPRLLEKEFKAVECQTAQPPPAVQIPSYEQLLGVKPVIVSSEEEWQQLWPLMQKELSVVPVLGLDCEWVKTNGVSVKGRASAVSLVQMASHSGLCVLVRLLAFRSGQQQFPLSLVEVLRDPHILKVGVGCYEDGKRLTRDYGLSLTCTVDLRYLALRQRQATVNNGLSLKSLAADLLNVSLDKSLELRCSDWEADQLSLEQMTYAARDAQVSIALFLHLLGLRSEAGPASTSGSSYSELAAHCQGLVDVPFRGRGDGDDRAADGERRRRTRKPPVYESPESGDQQVPDPRKNNKRKPLGVGYSARKSPLYDNCFLHAPDGQPLCTCDKKKAKWYLDKGIGVLQSEDPFVVRLLFEPSGRPDSQQDYYLTAKENLCVVCGKADSYIRKNIVPHEYRRHFPTEMKDHNSHDILLLCTSCHAASNVHDSFLKQQLAEEFAAPQGCEEGVRLLEDADRRKVRSAARALLTAGEGLPEQRREELQDLIKSFLDMNEEQELTDEALQQAASLETRIFNEAYVPHGLKVVHAYAEQGLRGLMDLERRWRQHFLTTMHPRHLPPLWSVDHNHSKFLRKYGEDLPIKLN